In Vigna unguiculata cultivar IT97K-499-35 chromosome 3, ASM411807v1, whole genome shotgun sequence, a single genomic region encodes these proteins:
- the LOC114177024 gene encoding lysine-specific demethylase JMJ25-like: MDSSIADRKTEEVKDRYLIKYRRRRRKQKIEAEDTKVHNEGVRIVDNDEGDPNDNYCSRRPKIKKIDIEMMSPNLHTNNSKLIEEQLIRERFLFCHQCQIKGRGKTVRCQNCTMRRYCAPCIRNWYPHLKEDDIFESCPVCRGNCNCVACLRSDILIKEMKQKAKTKEDEHVEFSVYLLQTLLPHLRLLNEEQMIENETEAKIQGISISELRIKEAGYYKDERVYCDNCKTSIFDYHRSCTLCSFDLCLICCRELRNGQLLGGAEPIMFDFSHKGRGYLHGEEVVNRRVNQTQSNDVAKPVVREWSRFGWHAESNGSIPCPKVSDESNHGFLELRSVLGQNFIYDLLCKANELALRHKLGTLGNFCTCSRNTNVRYHGMRKAASRANSSDNYLYCPRAVQPQDEDLEHFRWHWKNGEPVIVSHVIDSTSGLSWEPSVMCRALCHIAKSSHAQHLDVKAIDCLDFCEVKIKIHEFFTGYKEGRVDWLDWPRILKLKDWPSSNLLEERLPRHCAEFISSLPFKEYTDPFGGCLNLAVKLPEECLKPDLGPKTYIAYGFPQELGRGDSVTKLHCDLSDAVNVLTHIAEVKLEAKHLTAIKNLKEKHLQQDKRELVSDDQDVDKVNMKQESDLLFAGDGSEGALWDIFRRQDVPKLQEYLRKHFKEFRHIHCRPLKQVIHPIHDQTFYLTVEHKRKLKEEYGIEPWTFIQKLGEAVFIPAGCPHQVRNLKSCNKVAMDFVSPENVGECFRLSEEFRTLPINHGCAEDKLEVKKMTVYAMQDVITKLKRARPLIQLSFVKLIITIQFTG; this comes from the exons ATGGATTCTTCTATTGCTGACAGAAAAACTGAAGAAGTGAAGGACCGGTATTTGATAAAATACCGTCgaagaaggagaaaacagaaaatagaGGCAGAAGATACTAAGGTACACAATGAAGGTGTTCGAATCGTTGACAATGATGAAGGTGACCCAAATGATAATTATTGCAGCAGGAGaccaaagataaaaaaaatagatatagaaATGATGAGTCCAAACTTGCACACCAACAACAGCAAG TTAATTGAAGAACAGTTGATTAGAGAACGATTCTTATTTTGTCATCAATGTCAGATAAAGGGTAGAGGGAAGACTGTGAGGTGCCAAAACTGTACTATGAGAAGATATTGCGCACCCTGCATACGAAATTG GTATCCTCATTTGAAAGAGGATGACATTTTTGAGTCATGTCCCGTGTGCCGAGGAAATTGCAATTGCGTAGCATGCTTGAGATCCGATATACTTATTAAA GAAATGAAGCAAAAAGCTAAAACCAAAGAAGATGAGCATGTTGAATTCTCTGTGTATTTGCTGCAAACACTTCTTCCACATTTAAGATTGTTGAATGAAGAACAAATGATTGAGAATGAAACAGAAGCTAAGATAcaag GTATCTCAATCTCTGAGCTTAGAATAAAAGAGGCAGGTTATTATAAGGACGAGCGAGTATATTG TGATAATTGTAAAACGTCAATATTTGATTACCACAGAAGTTGTACACTGTGCTCTTTCGATCTTTGTCTCATCTGTTGTCGTGAGCTTCGTAATGGGCAGCTTTTAGGTGGTGCAGAGCcaattatgtttgatttttccCATAAAGGTCGCGGTTACTTGCATGGTGAAGAAGTAGTAAATAGAAGGGTAAACCAAACTCAATCAAACGATGTTGCTAAACCTGTAGTTCGTGAATGGTCAAGATTTGGATGGCATGCCGAAAGTAATGGTAGCATTCCATGTCCAAAAGTTAGTGATGAAAGTAACCATGGTTTTCTAGAACTGAGGAGCGTGTTaggtcaaaattttatttatgatttattgtgTAAAGCAAATGAACTAGCACTAAGACACAAACTTGGAACACTTGGCAATTTCTGTACGTGTTCAAGAAACACAAATGTTAGATATCATGGTATGAGGAAGGCTGCATCACGTGCAAATTCTAGTGACAACTATTTGTACTGTCCTAGGGCTGTACAACCCCAGGATGAGGATTTAGAGCATTTTCGGTGGCATTGGAAAAATGGAGAGCCTGTTATTGTTAGCCATGTGATTGATAGTACATCTGGTTTAAGCTGGGAACCATCTGTCATGTGTCGTGCATTGTGTCACATAGCCAAGAGCAGCCATGCACAACATTTGGATGTGaaggcaattgattgcttaGATTTTTGCGAg GTTAAAATTAAGATCCACGAATTTTTTACTGGGTATAAAGAAGGTCGTGTGGATTGGCTTGATTGGCCTCgcatattgaaattaaaagacTGGCCATCTTCTAATTTATTAGAGGAACGCTTACCTCGACATTGTGCCGAGTTCATATCTTCCTTGCCATTCAAGGAATACACTGATCCATTTGGTGGTTGCCTTAACCTAGCTGTGAAATTGCCTGAAGAGTGTCTAAAGCCAGACTTGGGGCCGAAGACATACATTGCTTATGGATTTCCTCAGGAGCTTGGACGTGGTGATTCTGTGACTAAGCTCCATTGTGATTTGTCTGATGCA GTGAATGTGTTGACTCATATAGCTGAAGTTAAATTGGAAGCGAAGCATCTTACTGCCATTaagaatttgaaagaaaaacacTTGCAGCAAGACAAAAGGGAGTTAGTGAGTGATGATCAGGATGTTGACAAAGTAAATATGAAGCAAGAAAGTGATTTGTTGTTCGCAGGGGATGGTTCAGAAGGTGCACTGTGGGATATCTTTCGGAGGCAGGATGTACCTAAATTGCAGGAGTATCTGAGGAAGCATTTCAAAGAGTTTAGGCATATCCATTGCCGTCCTTTAAAGCAG GTTATTCACCCCATCCATGACCAGACCTTCTATTTGACTGTGGAGCATAAGAGGAAGCTAAAGGAGGAGTATG GAATTGAGCCCTGGACATTTATTCAGAAGCTAGGAGAAGCTGTTTTCATTCCAGCTGGTTGTCCTCACCAAGTTAGAAATCTGAAG TCGTGTAATAAGGTTGCAATGGATTTTGTTTCTCCTGAAAATGTTGGGGAGTGTTTCCGTTTATCCGAGGAATTTCGTACACTTCCAATAAATCATGGGTGTGCTGAGGACAAATTGGAG GTGAAAAAGATGACAGTATATGCTATGCAAGATGtgataacaaaattgaaaaggGCTAG GCCCTTGATTCAGTTATCATTCGTGAAATTGATTATCACTATTCAATTTACAGGTTAG